Genomic window (Phragmites australis chromosome 5, lpPhrAust1.1, whole genome shotgun sequence):
GCATTGAGAAATTACAATTGCTGAACATAAAGGCGTGCCGACGGGGAAGCCATAGTGGCCATACATCAAGAAAATTACAGAACCACTATATTGCAATCGGTGGTTCACAATTGTTTTAGCTAGACAAGAGAAATCATGAGAAACTTAAGGAGTATGGCTAATGCATTGTTCAGAAGAAAAGTGAGTGCCTTCAATACGCCAAGCTAAAAAAAGATCGGACAGGTAAGTATTTTTTGTAAGACTTGGTCTTTAGAGAACAAAAGAATGATAGTAAAAAGAGATGCCGCATCTTTGTGATCTTGAgtaaccttgtgccactagaaGAAGATTACTGGGCACAGATCTTTAGTCCTCTATCTTACCAACAAGGCAACAAGCATCCTTGCGAGTCTTTGCCTAATATTAGATCTCTTTGACTCACAAAGAGGCAGAATGGTTAGAGCACCTAGGTTTGAAGGTGCAACGGGGATGATGACTTGCTGATATTTCTCTGTGTAGCCATTTCAACGGAGCAATGAGCAGTAGCAGGATCAGTGACAGAGCAGTTTCGATGGGCCTGCAGCGTGTTACTTTATTTATCATCATTCTCTGTAACGTGAATAAGAGAACTTTGGGCTACATTACAACAACAGCAAAACAAATCGTGGAATAGAACAATTGTGCCATGGAAGAAGTCAAGAAGGCAGCGTCTACTTTACAACAAACAGCAACTCATCTCTGAGCCAATAAACAATTGTGCTCCtattcctcatcctcctcccttTCCCTGGGCACGGCCCCGAACCGCTCCACCAGGAGGTCGGCCACGATCGGCACCAGGTCCTTGCACGGCACGGACTTCTTGTACACGTCGGCCAGGTGCGAGTCGCTGCCGATGCGGCCGCCCACGAAGATGTCCGCCGCCTCCACGATCTTTCCGTTGCTGTCCTTGGTCAGGCAGCCCATGAAGCCAATGTCGGCAACCTGCACCTGGCCGCAGCTGTTGGGGCAGCCGGTCCAGTGCATGCGCACCGGCCGGGGCACTGACACGCGCTTCTCCACTTCCTCCGTCACCTGCAGCGCCCGCACCTTCGTCTCGATGATGGCCTGCCCGCAGAACTGGTTGCCCGTGCACGCGACCAGGCCCTTCAACAGCAGCGACGGTCGCGGCGAGAATCTCTGCTGCAGCAGCGGCTCGGCGAGCAGCACGTCGAGCTTCTCGTTCTTGACGTTAGGGAGCACGATGTTCTGCTCCACCGTGAGCCGAAGCTCGCCGGAGCCGTACTCGTCGGCGAGGCGGGCGAGCTCGAACATGTCCGCGGCCTGCAGCCGGCCCACGGGCACGTGCAAGCCGACGTAGGACAGGCCTTCCTGCTTCTGCGGGTGCACGCCGAGGTAGTCCCGCCTCTGCCGGTTCTTGTCGATGAGGTCCTCCGGCGCGGCGCGCTCTAGCACCCCGTTTGGCATCCTCTTCTCCACCTCCGACCGGAACACTTCCATTCCCTGCGTATATACATCGTGTCAACAAAGACATCAATATCATCATCGGATTAACTGAAGCATTGTTCATTCCAGACTTCGACAGCATCAATTGAGCGAGGCTTACGAGCTCATCGATGAGCCACATCATGCGCGTCTTCTGCCGGTTGCCTCTGAAGCCGAGGTCCCGATACGCCTCGAGAATGGCCTTGCACACCGGGATGACGTCGTCCCCGGCGACCCAGGCGTCAAGCGGCAAGGCCTCGGCCCACCTCTTTGGGCTGATGAATCCACCCACCAGAAGATTGAAGCCGAGCTTGCCGTCCTTGACGGCCGGCAAGTAGGCGAGGTCGTTGATGTGCGGGTGCTCGTACAGATCGTGCGAGCCGATCACACAGACGTTCCATTTCCTCGGTCTGTTAGCAACAACGTGTCGGTGTCAGTGAGGCAGACGAGTATCTCAGTTGATATTGCAATGCAGTCACAGAACTGCCCAGCGAGACTCACAGGTTGGTGACGGCGGGGTTTCCCTGCGAGTTGCTGGTGATGTAGGACGAGAGCAGGTTGGTGTAGGGGCGCGTGTCGACGATCTCGTCGGGGTCGATGCCGGCGAGGGGGTTGCCGACGGGATTGCGCACGTTGTCCATGCCGCTCTGCAGGCTGGTGAGGCCGACGGCGCGGAGCCCGTCGAGGATGGCCGGCACGTCCGGGAGCGTGACCCCGCGGATCTGCCAGTTCTGCCGGGTGGTCACGTCGGCGCACCCATCCTCGCCGTACGCCTCGATGACGCTGGCCAGGTACCGCGTCTGCTCGCTCGTCGTCACCCCGTTCGGCAGCTTCAGCCGCATCATGAAGCGACCGTCTGCAGAGGCATGAAGCGGTCGTTAGCATCATTTTGGATCAGCGTCTGAGTGGAACCCAATCGGAGACGTTTCAATCTTCTGTAGGACCAATCAAGGAAGGATTTTTCACTGTTTTGGGATAAGCCAACAAAGAAATTGAAATTTCATTAGACTCGACTAATGCACCGCCGTGCATGCTTTAATCTGTCTGCATGCACACCCCGATTAGAAAAACACCCGATTTAGAGGTCACCCTTTCTAGCCAACCTGACTGTGTGTTCAGTACACGCGAAATGCGCGGCAATGCTGGGCCCACGTGTTTCCCACGCACGAAAATTCAACCTTGTCGCCCATTGTTGCATCTATTTGCATAATCGTATCACACAaaaaagcataaaaaatataaagaagCGGAATCAGATATGCCCACCTATCCgacaaaaataaactaaaaagtTGGAAAAAATACATATGTTCTTCCTCGGTTCACCCAGCTACATAAGCATTTTTGTTAAAAttagtaagcaaatcaaaatgGAATCAGAAGCAAGTTAAAACCAATGTGCATGCAAACTAACATGAATTCAGAGATCATAAAagcaaatcaaataaaaaattgtttcaaaatAAAACAGTAGAGCTCAAGTTTAAGATTGAAAAACCCCAAATTAACATAAGGTTTGCATGTAACACAATTTGATTCTCAGAAGCACAATTAGGACAGCTATAAACAAAATGAAAAAGCAGTTTGATGTATTTTGCTAGGCAAATTTGAAATCATGTATAGGCAAATTTGTAGAACTGtttgagaaaaacaattttattttattttcttagtcaATGTTGACAAAATGCAAAAGCAACTCGATAGAGCCGAAAAGGGAGCAAGAGACTTAGGATCAGTGGCACCATACCCAGCAATGCATGATCCTCCAGAATCCACTAGATCAAACAAAACATGTACGAAGCACGATCTGATTATTTAAACATCAAATCGATTTGGACATGGTGACAGAGTCGAATCCAACCGATGTGATCACCTTCCTGCATTGTCCTCGATGCTCACAAGCTCACCAGCAACCTCACCAGATCGAACTGCTCGCCGCACAAACCAACATCCCCGCCTCCTAATCAAACCATGGAAGCCAAAGTTGAGTTGTTTTGCGTACCAAATGAGCTCCCCCGTCAAAATCGATCTCCTCCTCTTGAAGCTGCAATAGCTTTAGCTCCATCCTTGCTAAAATCAGCGTCCTCACCTCGGACCTGCGCCAGATCGAACTCCTTCGTGTGCAAATCGAGTCTTCTCAAGTCTCAACTAGATTGTCCTAAGGGCTGCATCGCTACAGACCCAGAGCTTGCTGCTTCCGACGCTGCAGAGAACGTGGACTTCTACCTTCATATTCCAATGGAGAGGGAACAAATAGAAAATGGTAAGAAACTGATAAGGAGCATCCGAGCTGGGACTCGGTTGGCGATGACAGGGGGAGCAaggagctcccccccccccccccgccaccCACGTTCGATGTCTGGGGGCAGCGTGGGATGCAGCCCCATTTAATACCTCTAATGAAGGCACCGAGGGAGGGATCCGGTTCCTTAAAAAAAGAACATTTAAGGAGAGAGGAAAACACCAATGGGTGAGCAATGGATAAGGAGAGAGGGACATCAACATCGTGTGAACACGAATAGTATTGAAAAGTTGTGATACCTAGGAGACGGTCGATCGAGTTTGCATGTTGCGCGATAAACGCATGCACGCTCGGAATTTAGATTTTTATCAATTCATTATTTGTGATGCAAGTATATTCGTGGTATAAAAGCTAGAAATAAAGTTTTGTATGTCACATTTGACCCCATGGAACATAAGTTTTCACcagtgttaaaaaaaaaaagaatagagtACGAATCAGGAATCAACAGATAGCAGGTTTTGAACTAGTGTAAATAAGGAATGGACCACAAGTGTGAAATAAAATTAAGACAACACTTCCATAACGTTGAGAGTCAGCGTGTGCCATTTCATTTGCATGACTCGGGTACTTGACCTTTGGCCCTTCAGGTGTATTTTACAGATTTTACATGAGTCCTAGAAAGAAATCTCATTGAATATAGCAAGCAATCCTTGATGCCACCAAGAAATTTTCTATTGTCCACTAAAAATTCCAGCCTGAGCTTTCCGCTTTAAAAAGAAGTCCAAAcggtactctctctctctctctctctcaaactgTAGGCGAGCTCTCAGCTGTAAGCATGATTAACAGAAATTATATCTCAGAGAGCACGGTCCATTGGTCCAATCATCTATCGCAAACATGTACTAATACAGTTGCGCATCAAGAACAGAGAAACAAAACAGAGTATATGAAACCCAAGGCTTCATAATCCTCTGAAACCACAAACGAATGCACTACCAGTAAGCAGTAAGTAATTAGCGTTGCATAGGCGCAGCGGGGACATACACTGGTGCTTGCGGCGGTGGAAGAGCCCAAGCCACTTGAGCCGGACGTCGACGTCGTCCTTGGTGAGCTTGGCGGCGTCGATCTTCTCCATGGGAATCTTGGCGAGGTCCTGGATGCCTTCCTCCATGAACAGCCTCATGGGCTCCTTCTCCAGCTTCACCTTCTCCTGCGGGTTCAGCCCCGTGCGGTACTTCTCCTTGAGCACCCAGTACCCGCCGTCCCGCTCCTCGACCCTCGGCTCCAGCCGCTCCGCCGCGACGGCCGGCGGGGACGACGGCGCGGAGGCGGAGATGGCCGGGCACTGCCGCTGCGCGGGGAGGGCGCGGCCGGGGCGCCGGTGGGACGACGCCGCGTGTGGGgagggcgggaggaggaagCGCTGCAGGGACGCGGACGAGGCCATGGCTGgctgtggcggtggcggtggccatGGGTACCGAGCGTGTGGTTGTTTATTGCGGGGCGGGAGGGGGCGCGCAACGCTATTTTTGGCTCTTGGGAGTTGAAGGGGGCAGATGCAGCGCGAAATGGCGGCCACGGGATGCAGAATTACCGTCCTGCCCACGTCCCGCCGGGTACGGCTCGTTCGCATGTGTTTCCGTGTATGAGCTCCCTCCGGAAATGATGTCCtgctctctttatttttttactattttaaAATGTTCTCCTGTTTGATTTGGCTTTACAAAACGAACTTCTCAGTCACCATACAAGCCTTCTGGATGACAAACATAAGCTACATCAACTGCTTCATTTCGCCGTAAGAGTAGGAGGCCACAGCGCTTCAAAGCAGTTATGCGATATCGTATTcagtagagagagagaataCACTGTCAAATTCAGATGGACAACAAAACCACCAAACCAATTAACTGTACATGGAACGAAAGGGACGAGCAGATGTTTACAAGACGGCAAACCGTATAGACAAAGCTGCCACGGTTTGCTTATTGCTGAAGAAGAGGAGGTGCCCGCCCTTCTATCGTggaatttttaaattttggcttttttttaaaaaaaactttttttatgtATGGATCTTTTATATGGCATCATGACTATTGACGCTATTATTAAATAGCACGGAtctatttatagaatatatttttaaaatagaaaaaatataaaattttcaGTCCTTTCGTCCCACCCAAACATCCCAGTATCCAATTGAGAAATTTCAATTGACTAACAACATCCAAGGGGCAGTTTGGTAATCTCGCAGCAACAGCTAGTGTATGCGGCTACCATGTGGGGGAGGGGGTGCTGGAAAATTATCGGCACGTTTGGTtcatgactaattttgccacaTATTACTGTCTAAGGTTAGTCTTAGATAAATTTTGACAAAATATTATGCTTATGATATTAGATCATgagactaaaaaattagataaattgAAATGATAGTAATAATTAAAcattatcttacaaaaatgaAACTGACTAACCTTAGATATGTTAAATATAGTTATAATCCAAACATGTCAACTAGATCGCCCATCCCAAGCACCATTGCGAGGACTTAAAACATGAGGCCCTACGCAGGGACCGACGTCTAGATACACCGGCaaaggaaagagaaaggaaaacgTCCCATGAGCCGCCGTAAGGGTCGGGGTCGCTCATCGGCGAGACGCCCGGGCCGCGTGCGGGTTCAGTGAGCGCAGTGTGCTTGTTTATCTCTGTTCGGACTTGGGACCATATGACAAGGAGCGGTGGGAACTGGGGAGTTAATATGGACTTGAACCACCATTTTCAGGCTTGGTTCATGTTTAACGAGTGTTAACATG
Coding sequences:
- the LOC133919870 gene encoding ferredoxin--nitrite reductase, chloroplastic-like, translating into MASSASLQRFLLPPSPHAASSHRRPGRALPAQRQCPAISASAPSSPPAVAAERLEPRVEERDGGYWVLKEKYRTGLNPQEKVKLEKEPMRLFMEEGIQDLAKIPMEKIDAAKLTKDDVDVRLKWLGLFHRRKHQYGRFMMRLKLPNGVTTSEQTRYLASVIEAYGEDGCADVTTRQNWQIRGVTLPDVPAILDGLRAVGLTSLQSGMDNVRNPVGNPLAGIDPDEIVDTRPYTNLLSSYITSNSQGNPAVTNLPRKWNVCVIGSHDLYEHPHINDLAYLPAVKDGKLGFNLLVGGFISPKRWAEALPLDAWVAGDDVIPVCKAILEAYRDLGFRGNRQKTRMMWLIDELGMEVFRSEVEKRMPNGVLERAAPEDLIDKNRQRRDYLGVHPQKQEGLSYVGLHVPVGRLQAADMFELARLADEYGSGELRLTVEQNIVLPNVKNEKLDVLLAEPLLQQRFSPRPSLLLKGLVACTGNQFCGQAIIETKVRALQVTEEVEKRVSVPRPVRMHWTGCPNSCGQVQVADIGFMGCLTKDSNGKIVEAADIFVGGRIGSDSHLADVYKKSVPCKDLVPIVADLLVERFGAVPREREEDEE